The following are encoded in a window of Castanea sativa cultivar Marrone di Chiusa Pesio chromosome 5, ASM4071231v1 genomic DNA:
- the LOC142633792 gene encoding cytochrome c oxidase subunit 5b-1, mitochondrial-like yields MWRRLLSSNLKTLAAARSTPIHTRSLISPYASASLFNLRHFTADSADGAVKKRVEDVMPIATGHEREELEAERQGKKILDINYPVGPFNTKEEPAIIKSYYDKRIVGCPGGEGEDEHDVVWFWLEKGKPHECPVCTQYFELEVVGPGGPPDGHGDDDHHH; encoded by the exons ATGTGGCGGAGACTCCTCTCTTCCAATCTCAAAACCCTAGCCGCCGCCCGATCCACCCCCATACACACCCGATCCCTCATTTCCCCTTACGCCTCCGCTTCTCTCTTCAACCTCCGCCATTTCACTGCTGATTCCG CTGATGGTGCGGTAAAGAAGAGAGTTGAAGATGTAATGCCCATTGCCACTGGACACGAGCGTGAGGAGCTTGAAGCCGAGCGTCAG GGAAAGAAAATTCTTGATATTAATTATCCAGTCGGTCCTTTCAACACTAAG GAAGAACCTGCAATTATTAAGTCCTACTATGACAAGAGAATAGTTGGATGCCCTGGTGGTGAAGGCG AGGATGAACATGATGTTGTCTGGTTTTGGCTGGAGAAAGGCAAGCCACATGAATGTCCAGTGTGTACACAGTACTTTGAG CTGGAAGTGGTGGGACCTGGAGGACCTCCAGATGGACACGGCGATGATGATCATCATCACTAA